A stretch of the Psychroserpens sp. Hel_I_66 genome encodes the following:
- a CDS encoding isoaspartyl peptidase/L-asparaginase family protein, translating into MKRRHFIKNAALSGAGLAIGNSLIGCNDKPSEEKKTESTMMTTINNSPIAICTWAFTGANAKAGEELSKGVKALDAAISGVEVEEENLKNTTVGKGGAPDREGNVTLDACVMDSDGDCGSVLCVENITNVAALAKLVMTETPHVILAAEGAEEFAYAQGFKKDNLLTEDSKKAWQEWLKSPEYKPLINIENHDTIGMLCMDKDGDIAGACTTSGLSYKMKGRVGDSPIIGSGLFIDNEIGGAVATGMGEEVLKTVGSFLIVELMRNGMSPQKACEEAVNRITSKNDRYKDFQIAYIAMNKAGETGSYCIHKGFTYMKYQDGKNENVHSDYFDKA; encoded by the coding sequence ATGAAAAGAAGACATTTTATAAAAAACGCTGCTTTATCTGGTGCTGGATTAGCGATTGGAAATTCATTAATAGGTTGTAACGATAAACCTTCCGAAGAAAAAAAAACAGAATCTACTATGATGACTACTATAAATAATTCGCCAATTGCCATTTGTACATGGGCTTTTACTGGTGCCAATGCGAAAGCTGGAGAAGAACTAAGCAAAGGTGTAAAAGCTCTGGATGCTGCAATTTCTGGCGTAGAGGTTGAAGAAGAAAACTTAAAGAATACTACAGTTGGCAAAGGTGGTGCACCAGATCGCGAAGGAAATGTGACACTTGATGCTTGTGTAATGGATAGTGATGGTGATTGCGGTTCGGTTTTATGTGTAGAAAATATTACCAATGTTGCTGCACTCGCAAAACTAGTAATGACTGAGACACCACATGTTATTTTAGCTGCTGAAGGTGCTGAAGAATTTGCCTACGCACAAGGCTTCAAAAAAGATAATCTCTTAACCGAAGACTCAAAAAAAGCGTGGCAAGAATGGTTAAAATCTCCTGAATATAAACCTTTAATAAATATTGAAAACCACGATACTATTGGTATGCTTTGTATGGATAAGGATGGTGATATTGCTGGTGCCTGCACAACGTCTGGATTATCTTACAAAATGAAAGGTCGTGTTGGAGATTCTCCAATAATCGGTTCTGGATTATTTATTGATAATGAAATTGGAGGCGCTGTGGCTACTGGTATGGGTGAAGAAGTTCTAAAAACTGTTGGTAGTTTTTTAATCGTAGAATTGATGCGCAATGGGATGTCTCCGCAAAAAGCATGTGAAGAGGCTGTGAACAGAATTACCAGTAAAAACGACAGATATAAGGATTTTCAAATTGCTTACATCGCCATGAATAAAGCTGGGGAAACCGGTTCTTATTGCATCCATAAAGGATTTACGTATATGAAATATCAAGACGGAAAAAATGAGAATGTACACTCCGATTATTTTGACAAAGCCTAA
- a CDS encoding MFS transporter, with translation MTNQNNKSALTTLVTVFFFWGFIAASNGVFIPFCKTYFNIDQFQSQLVDFAFYGAYYLGALFLFILSGFLKKDIYNNWGYKNGIVYGLLLSAIGAFAMYPATAGAEQGQTGVFYLVLIALFIVGLGFSLQQTGANPFAIALGDPKTGSHRLNLAGGVNSFGTTIGPIVVGLVIFGSATRGTDELATMIANNEITLVTVQGLYAGVGVLFLIAAALFRFSKKLPALKSDTPFEPANKARNLLIVLTLVIMGCFGYIFSTYSGEVIASEELEQTRLILLFIALLAVVSAVFIAYSSASKKPEGWGAMKYPQLVLGMLAIFTYVGVEVTVGSNLGELLKKAVDGTGLNELGLPILNDAQIAPYVSLYWGGLMIGRWVGAIAVFNPSKGLKKVLLIIVPYIAFAIIIAANSIKYNFTADEILFFGICIAVQIVGFFIAKDRPVKTLKVFSLLGVIAMLIGLFASGNVALFAFLSGGLFCSIMWPCIFTLSIAGLGKYTSQGSAFLIMMILGGAIIPPVQGKLADVFNIQSSYWMAVACFVYLLFYAFRTKTVLDKQGVTY, from the coding sequence ATGACAAATCAAAACAACAAGTCTGCATTAACAACTTTGGTGACAGTCTTTTTTTTCTGGGGATTTATAGCAGCATCAAACGGTGTTTTTATTCCTTTTTGTAAAACGTATTTTAATATAGATCAATTTCAATCGCAATTGGTTGATTTTGCGTTTTATGGTGCTTACTATTTAGGTGCTTTATTTTTATTTATACTGTCTGGTTTCTTAAAAAAGGACATCTACAATAATTGGGGCTATAAAAATGGTATTGTATATGGATTGCTATTATCTGCCATCGGTGCCTTTGCAATGTATCCAGCAACTGCAGGTGCAGAACAAGGTCAAACAGGTGTTTTTTATTTGGTACTAATCGCCTTATTTATTGTTGGTTTAGGTTTCTCATTACAACAAACAGGAGCTAATCCTTTTGCTATTGCCTTGGGCGACCCAAAAACAGGTTCCCATCGTTTAAATTTAGCTGGAGGTGTGAACTCTTTCGGGACGACCATTGGACCAATCGTGGTTGGTTTAGTCATCTTTGGTTCTGCAACTAGAGGTACAGATGAATTGGCTACAATGATTGCCAATAATGAAATCACTTTAGTTACCGTACAAGGGTTATATGCTGGAGTTGGTGTGTTATTTTTAATTGCAGCAGCCCTCTTTCGTTTTTCTAAAAAGTTGCCTGCGTTAAAATCAGATACTCCTTTTGAACCTGCTAATAAAGCAAGAAATCTTCTCATCGTCCTAACTTTAGTTATTATGGGTTGCTTTGGGTATATTTTTAGCACATATTCAGGAGAAGTAATTGCCAGCGAAGAGTTAGAGCAAACCCGTTTAATACTTTTATTTATAGCCTTACTTGCAGTAGTTTCTGCTGTATTTATTGCGTATTCTAGTGCTTCAAAAAAACCAGAAGGTTGGGGAGCAATGAAATACCCGCAATTGGTTTTAGGCATGCTAGCTATTTTTACTTATGTAGGAGTAGAAGTCACTGTTGGTAGTAATCTGGGCGAATTATTAAAAAAAGCAGTCGATGGAACTGGGCTAAACGAATTAGGTTTACCAATACTCAATGATGCACAAATTGCACCTTATGTATCCTTATACTGGGGCGGATTAATGATTGGGCGTTGGGTTGGTGCGATTGCGGTTTTTAACCCAAGTAAAGGGTTGAAAAAAGTGCTACTTATCATCGTGCCCTATATTGCCTTTGCTATCATTATTGCAGCAAATTCAATCAAATATAATTTTACTGCAGATGAAATACTATTCTTCGGAATTTGTATCGCTGTTCAAATTGTAGGATTCTTTATTGCTAAAGACAGACCAGTAAAAACACTTAAGGTTTTTAGTTTATTAGGTGTTATAGCAATGCTGATTGGCTTATTTGCCTCAGGAAACGTAGCTTTATTTGCGTTTTTATCTGGTGGTTTGTTCTGTTCAATTATGTGGCCATGTATATTCACATTAAGTATTGCTGGTTTAGGAAAATACACCTCTCAAGGTTCTGCCTTTTTAATTATGATGATTTTAGGCGGAGCGATCATTCCACCAGTTCAAGGTAAATTGGCAGATGTTTTTAATATTCAATCCTCTTACTGGATGGCTGTCGCTTGTTTTGTATATCTATTGTTTTATGCTTTTAGAACTAAAACAGTCTTAGACAAACAAGGTGTAACGTATTAA
- a CDS encoding GH92 family glycosyl hydrolase, giving the protein MKHLLCITLILSFLMSCDKNNFAEIAKKDKPLINYVNPFIGTGGHGHTYPGATMPFGMMQLSPDTRLDGWDGCSGYHYSDEYIYGFSHTHLSGTGVSDYGDILLMPTNNINFNNGSDNKPGYRAHFSHDNEMAQPGFYKVHLDSTEIDVELTVSKRSGIHKYSFPSESEQFVILDLEHRDQLLDYKIQKINDSTISGFRHSKAWATDQRLFYTIQFSKPIKNITYEEDGVPISKNYKFLSKKAAIEFDNSNNDAVFVKVGISAVDEAGALNNLKEEINNKTFEQVKKEAQNAWETQLHKIVVESQNDDYKTNFYSALYHTMLAPNLYQDIDGRYRGMDLEIHQTKDFEYYTVFSLWDTYRAAHPLYTIIEQERTNDFINTFLAKYDEGGIMPIWDLSANYTGCMIGYHAVPVISDAYMKGIRNYDAEKALQAMKHSATRDKLGLKSYKEFGFIPVEEESESVSKTLEYAYDDWTIAQMADAMGKNEDYKLYTQRAQYYKNIYDPESQFMRGRFRNTWFAPFDPYEVNFNYTEANSWQYSFYVPQDVTGFMNLLGGKDNLEAQLDELFTAEAETSGRNQADITGLIGQYAHGNEPSHHMAYLYNFVNKPHKTQEKVHQILTDLYTNEPDGISGNEDCGQMSAWYVFSSMGFYPVTPGSNQYIIGTPLFDRATINLENGKQFTIATNNLSDINKYVEHVYLNGKELSQTFISHEDIMAGGTLEFKMTDNPAVWGSREGQEPKTEINQHLIVPTPFIAKGDVAFKGETEIVLQSIDKESTIKYSLDNGDFKSYSEPFKISEETRLRLFAEKNGIKSPFIETNFYKIDPNLSISLETEFANQYNAGGNEALIDGVIGTQDFRTGTWQGYHNEDLIATVDLGSLKPISNITINFLQNQGAWIFYPTQVELLLSKDGKSFTSIETINIDTAKRNEDVLIRNIAFNFSSENYRYVKIIAKKMGELPTWHLGYPHDGRSWIFADEISIK; this is encoded by the coding sequence ATGAAACATCTTCTTTGCATTACTTTAATACTTTCATTTTTAATGAGTTGTGACAAAAACAATTTTGCTGAAATCGCAAAAAAAGACAAGCCCCTTATAAATTATGTAAATCCCTTCATTGGTACAGGTGGACATGGTCACACCTATCCTGGAGCAACAATGCCTTTTGGCATGATGCAATTAAGTCCAGACACTAGATTAGACGGTTGGGACGGTTGTTCTGGCTATCATTATAGCGACGAGTATATTTACGGATTTTCCCACACCCACCTCAGCGGAACAGGCGTTAGTGACTATGGCGACATCCTCTTAATGCCAACAAACAACATCAATTTTAATAACGGAAGTGATAACAAACCTGGCTACCGAGCACATTTTTCCCATGATAACGAAATGGCCCAACCCGGTTTTTACAAAGTGCATTTAGACTCTACTGAAATTGACGTTGAACTCACCGTCTCAAAACGGAGCGGAATCCATAAATATAGTTTTCCTTCGGAAAGTGAGCAGTTCGTAATTTTAGACCTCGAGCATCGCGATCAACTCTTAGACTATAAAATTCAGAAAATAAATGACTCTACGATTTCAGGATTTAGACATTCAAAAGCCTGGGCAACAGATCAACGCTTGTTTTATACCATTCAATTTTCTAAACCTATAAAAAATATTACTTACGAAGAAGATGGTGTTCCTATTTCAAAAAATTACAAGTTCTTAAGTAAGAAAGCAGCAATAGAATTTGACAATTCAAATAATGACGCTGTTTTTGTAAAAGTTGGTATTTCCGCAGTTGACGAAGCAGGAGCCTTAAATAACTTAAAAGAAGAAATAAATAACAAAACCTTTGAGCAAGTCAAAAAAGAAGCCCAAAATGCATGGGAAACACAATTGCATAAAATAGTTGTAGAGTCTCAAAACGATGATTACAAGACAAACTTCTACTCTGCATTATACCACACCATGTTAGCGCCAAATTTATATCAAGATATTGACGGTCGCTATCGTGGAATGGATCTAGAAATCCATCAAACCAAAGATTTTGAATACTACACCGTCTTTTCTCTTTGGGATACCTATCGCGCTGCACACCCACTCTACACTATTATTGAGCAAGAACGCACCAATGATTTCATCAATACTTTTTTAGCAAAATATGACGAAGGTGGTATTATGCCCATTTGGGATTTAAGCGCCAACTACACAGGTTGTATGATTGGATATCACGCGGTTCCTGTAATTTCTGACGCTTACATGAAAGGGATTAGAAATTATGATGCAGAAAAAGCACTGCAAGCCATGAAACATTCTGCAACCCGAGATAAATTAGGACTCAAAAGCTATAAAGAATTTGGCTTTATCCCAGTAGAGGAAGAAAGCGAATCGGTCTCTAAAACGCTCGAATATGCCTACGACGACTGGACCATTGCACAAATGGCAGATGCTATGGGCAAGAATGAAGACTACAAATTATACACACAAAGAGCTCAATACTACAAGAATATTTACGATCCCGAAAGTCAATTTATGCGCGGGAGATTCCGCAATACCTGGTTTGCTCCATTTGATCCTTACGAGGTGAATTTCAACTATACCGAAGCCAACTCTTGGCAATACAGTTTTTACGTACCTCAAGATGTCACAGGTTTTATGAACCTTCTCGGCGGAAAAGATAATCTAGAAGCTCAATTAGATGAATTATTTACTGCGGAAGCGGAAACATCTGGTCGTAACCAAGCAGATATTACTGGTCTAATTGGACAGTACGCTCACGGAAACGAGCCAAGTCACCATATGGCTTACCTCTATAATTTCGTCAACAAACCACACAAGACCCAAGAAAAAGTACATCAAATTTTAACAGATTTATATACTAATGAACCTGATGGAATTTCAGGAAATGAAGATTGCGGTCAAATGAGTGCATGGTACGTTTTCTCATCTATGGGCTTTTATCCTGTAACACCAGGAAGCAATCAATACATTATTGGTACACCGTTATTTGATAGAGCAACCATCAATCTTGAAAATGGAAAACAATTTACCATAGCTACCAATAATTTAAGTGATATAAATAAATATGTTGAACATGTGTATCTCAACGGAAAAGAACTCAGTCAAACATTTATTTCTCACGAAGATATTATGGCTGGCGGAACATTAGAATTTAAAATGACCGATAATCCAGCTGTTTGGGGAAGTCGTGAAGGTCAAGAACCAAAAACTGAAATCAACCAGCACCTCATTGTGCCCACTCCATTTATAGCAAAAGGCGATGTCGCATTTAAGGGTGAAACCGAAATTGTCTTGCAAAGTATAGACAAAGAATCGACGATTAAGTACAGTTTAGACAATGGTGATTTTAAAAGCTATAGCGAACCGTTTAAAATTTCCGAAGAAACGAGATTACGTCTATTTGCAGAAAAAAATGGGATTAAAAGTCCATTTATTGAAACCAATTTTTACAAAATAGACCCTAATCTCTCTATAAGTCTCGAAACCGAATTTGCAAATCAATACAACGCTGGAGGCAATGAAGCGTTGATTGATGGCGTTATTGGCACTCAAGATTTTAGAACTGGCACTTGGCAAGGTTATCATAATGAAGATTTAATTGCGACAGTTGATTTAGGGAGTTTAAAACCAATTAGCAACATCACTATTAATTTTCTACAAAACCAGGGTGCGTGGATTTTTTATCCAACTCAAGTAGAACTATTACTCTCAAAAGACGGAAAATCATTTACCTCTATTGAAACAATAAACATTGATACAGCCAAACGAAACGAGGATGTGCTCATTAGAAATATAGCTTTCAATTTTTCTTCGGAAAATTACCGTTATGTAAAAATAATAGCTAAAAAAATGGGAGAATTACCAACTTGGCATTTGGGATATCCGCATGATGGAAGAAGTTGGATTTTTGCTGATGAGATTTCAATTAAATAA
- a CDS encoding aldehyde dehydrogenase family protein, whose translation MTDYTDNKYSELFKNQKSQHLQVGNTTYKERIKKLKNLKVALEKTYKQELRDALYKDFKKPTLETDLTEIYPVIDEINFVKKHLKSWLKRQKVDTPISLLGSSSWIKNESKGVCLIISPWNFPVNLTFGPLVSAIAAGNTVILKPSEMTPHTSKVMSKIVSALFNENEIALVEGEVEVSQELLKLPFNHIFFTGSPQVGKIVMKSAAEHLTSVTLELGGKSPAIIDDSSNLDKAVKKIIFGKFLNAGQTCIAPDYLFINENIKPQFVNSFKKQLNEFYTENVSNSNSFGRIVNKKHFDRLRGYLEDAKSRNAEIAIGGTSEEKDNFIEPTLVFNAEEDSELMQNEIFGPILPVKTYTSISRVLEDINSREKPLALYIFSKNKKVIGEIINNTRAGSTCINHNLLQFLNHNLPFGGANNSGIGKSHGYFGFLEFTNQRSVLKQHTLSAVDLLTPPYSSFKQKLVDLTIKWF comes from the coding sequence ATGACAGATTATACAGATAACAAGTATTCAGAACTTTTTAAAAACCAAAAATCCCAGCACCTACAAGTTGGAAATACCACTTATAAAGAGCGCATCAAAAAGCTTAAAAACTTAAAAGTTGCTCTAGAGAAAACCTATAAACAAGAATTACGAGACGCGCTTTACAAAGATTTTAAAAAGCCAACCCTAGAAACTGATCTTACTGAAATCTATCCAGTTATAGACGAGATCAATTTTGTAAAAAAGCATTTAAAATCTTGGTTAAAAAGACAAAAGGTAGATACACCAATATCGCTTTTGGGCAGTTCGTCATGGATTAAAAATGAATCTAAAGGCGTTTGCTTAATAATCTCTCCTTGGAATTTTCCCGTAAACCTAACCTTTGGCCCTCTAGTTTCTGCCATTGCTGCAGGCAATACCGTGATTTTAAAACCAAGTGAGATGACACCGCATACCTCAAAAGTGATGTCAAAAATTGTCAGCGCCCTTTTCAACGAAAATGAAATTGCTCTGGTTGAAGGAGAAGTTGAGGTCTCTCAAGAGTTATTGAAACTACCCTTTAACCACATCTTTTTTACCGGTTCGCCACAAGTTGGTAAAATCGTAATGAAAAGCGCTGCAGAACATTTAACGTCAGTAACTTTAGAGTTGGGAGGAAAATCCCCAGCCATTATAGATGATAGCTCTAATTTGGATAAAGCGGTTAAGAAAATTATCTTCGGAAAGTTTCTCAACGCAGGTCAAACCTGTATCGCACCAGATTATTTGTTTATAAACGAAAACATTAAACCACAGTTTGTAAACAGTTTTAAAAAGCAACTTAATGAGTTTTATACTGAAAATGTTTCAAATTCAAATTCCTTCGGAAGGATTGTGAATAAAAAACATTTTGATAGATTGAGAGGTTATCTGGAAGATGCAAAGTCTAGAAATGCAGAAATTGCCATTGGCGGAACTTCCGAAGAAAAAGATAATTTTATAGAGCCTACTTTGGTTTTTAACGCTGAAGAGGATAGTGAATTGATGCAAAATGAAATTTTCGGACCTATACTTCCCGTGAAAACTTATACCTCAATTTCTCGGGTTTTAGAAGATATCAATTCGAGAGAAAAACCTTTGGCGCTTTACATTTTCAGTAAAAACAAAAAAGTGATTGGTGAAATTATTAATAATACGAGAGCGGGAAGCACGTGCATCAACCATAATTTATTGCAATTTTTAAATCATAATTTACCCTTTGGTGGTGCTAATAATAGTGGGATTGGGAAATCGCATGGCTATTTCGGGTTTTTAGAATTCACAAACCAACGTTCTGTTTTAAAGCAACATACGCTAAGCGCTGTTGATTTGTTGACACCACCTTACAGCAGTTTTAAACAGAAGTTGGTAGATTTGACAATTAAGTGGTTTTAG
- the cphA gene encoding cyanophycin synthetase, which translates to MKIREINAMRGPNYWSVRRHKLIVMVLDLEKMEEYPSNKIPGFTDRLKTMFPTMFSHRCSVGEPGGFFQRVEEGTWMGHIIEHIALEIQTLAGMDTGFGRTRGYGEEGVYNVVFSYIEESVGRYAAKIAVDICEALIAAKDYDMDDDIQHMRELREKERLGPSTGSIVEEAESRGIPWIRLNKYSLCQLGYGANQKRIQATVTSETSSIGVELACDKEDTKYLLEQAEIEVPRGDIIRRESSLEDACRYVGFPLVIKPIDGNHGRGITVDIQNHEDALEAFKHAKESSKSGAIIVEKFIIGQDYRLLVINNKLIAAALRSPAHVIGDGESTVDQLIAEVNSDSRRGYGHENVLTQISVNDLTKTIIKDAGYTLESVIPKGERLILKDTANLSTGGTAEDVTDIVHPANVSMAERISKIIDLDICGIDIMTTDISKPLSETGGAVLEVNAGPGFRMHLAPTTGLPRNVAAPVIDKLFPKQGDTGRIPIIAITGTNGKTTTSRLISHIAKMKGYRVGYTTSDGVYIQNRLLMTGDCTGPASAEFVLKDPTVNFAVLECARGGLLRAGLGFKKCDVAVVTNVAADHLGLKGIHTVEQLAKVKGVVPETVLPNGYAILNADDDLVYDMRRSVNCNVALFSMDENNPRIKALQRLNGITAVFENGFVTICRGEWKMRIMRVENIPLTYGGKAKFMIQNVLAAILAVHVQGISIEDMKAGLETFIPSAAQTPGRLNLFEFNNFSILLDYAHNPAGMRALQKFTDELEATVKVGIIAGIGDRRVEDNNEMGAIAADMFDEIIIRQDKRLRGKTEEELIKMLNDGIKQRDPNKKTTIIPSEKEAITYAVKNAVKGSLIILCSDVIPDALDLVMKFKEQEANGTLDFA; encoded by the coding sequence ATGAAAATACGCGAGATAAATGCCATGAGAGGACCAAATTATTGGTCTGTAAGACGACATAAATTAATTGTTATGGTGCTTGATCTCGAAAAGATGGAAGAATATCCATCAAACAAAATTCCAGGATTTACAGATCGCCTTAAGACCATGTTTCCAACAATGTTTTCCCATCGGTGCTCGGTTGGAGAGCCTGGAGGTTTCTTTCAACGTGTTGAAGAAGGCACATGGATGGGACATATTATAGAGCATATTGCTTTAGAGATTCAAACTCTTGCAGGAATGGATACTGGTTTTGGTAGAACCAGAGGTTATGGAGAGGAAGGCGTTTATAATGTAGTGTTCTCATATATTGAAGAAAGTGTGGGGCGATATGCTGCTAAAATTGCAGTAGATATTTGTGAGGCGTTAATTGCAGCAAAAGATTATGACATGGATGACGATATCCAGCATATGAGAGAGTTGCGCGAAAAAGAAAGATTAGGACCGAGTACAGGCTCTATTGTAGAAGAAGCAGAGTCAAGAGGCATCCCATGGATTAGGTTAAATAAATACTCCTTATGCCAATTGGGTTATGGTGCTAATCAAAAGAGAATACAAGCAACAGTAACCAGTGAAACCAGTAGTATTGGAGTAGAGTTGGCATGTGATAAGGAAGATACCAAATATTTATTGGAGCAAGCAGAAATTGAAGTGCCCAGAGGAGATATTATTCGTAGGGAGAGTAGCTTAGAAGATGCTTGTCGTTATGTAGGCTTTCCATTAGTCATTAAACCTATTGATGGAAATCACGGTCGTGGCATTACTGTAGATATTCAAAATCATGAAGATGCTTTGGAAGCATTTAAGCACGCAAAAGAGAGTTCAAAAAGTGGAGCAATCATTGTAGAGAAATTTATTATAGGTCAAGATTACAGATTATTAGTCATTAACAATAAACTTATAGCTGCTGCTCTTAGATCCCCAGCACATGTTATTGGAGATGGGGAATCTACAGTAGATCAATTAATCGCTGAAGTTAATTCAGATTCTAGAAGAGGTTATGGGCATGAGAACGTATTAACTCAAATATCTGTCAACGACCTTACCAAAACAATCATAAAAGATGCTGGTTATACTTTAGAGTCTGTTATCCCAAAAGGTGAGAGACTTATTTTAAAAGATACCGCTAATTTGAGTACTGGAGGAACAGCTGAAGATGTTACAGATATCGTACACCCAGCAAATGTAAGTATGGCAGAGCGTATTTCAAAAATAATTGATTTGGATATCTGCGGAATTGATATCATGACCACCGATATTTCCAAACCATTATCTGAAACTGGAGGTGCGGTTTTAGAAGTAAATGCTGGACCAGGATTTAGAATGCACTTAGCTCCAACTACTGGATTACCTCGTAATGTTGCAGCACCAGTGATAGATAAATTATTTCCGAAGCAAGGTGATACAGGAAGAATTCCAATCATAGCAATTACTGGTACCAATGGGAAAACGACAACCTCACGTTTGATATCTCACATTGCTAAAATGAAAGGTTATCGCGTAGGATACACCACTAGTGACGGTGTTTATATTCAAAACAGATTATTAATGACTGGTGATTGTACAGGACCTGCAAGTGCAGAGTTTGTACTTAAAGATCCTACAGTGAATTTTGCGGTTTTAGAATGTGCAAGAGGAGGACTGCTCAGGGCAGGTTTAGGATTTAAAAAATGTGACGTTGCAGTGGTTACAAACGTAGCAGCAGATCATTTAGGATTAAAAGGAATTCATACCGTTGAGCAACTAGCTAAAGTAAAAGGCGTTGTGCCCGAGACGGTATTGCCAAATGGTTATGCTATTTTAAATGCAGATGATGATCTTGTTTATGATATGCGAAGAAGTGTAAATTGTAACGTTGCTTTATTTTCAATGGATGAAAACAATCCCAGAATAAAAGCACTGCAACGCTTAAATGGGATTACCGCAGTTTTTGAAAACGGTTTCGTAACCATTTGCAGAGGCGAGTGGAAAATGAGAATTATGAGGGTTGAAAATATACCTTTAACCTACGGAGGCAAAGCAAAATTTATGATTCAAAACGTGCTGGCAGCCATTTTAGCAGTTCATGTACAAGGAATTAGTATAGAAGATATGAAAGCAGGATTGGAAACATTTATTCCATCTGCAGCTCAAACTCCTGGACGGTTAAATTTATTTGAATTCAACAACTTTAGTATTTTATTAGATTACGCACACAATCCAGCAGGAATGAGGGCGCTTCAAAAGTTTACAGATGAATTGGAAGCAACAGTTAAAGTCGGTATCATTGCAGGAATTGGGGACAGACGCGTAGAAGATAATAACGAAATGGGAGCTATAGCTGCCGATATGTTTGATGAAATCATCATAAGACAAGACAAGCGCTTACGTGGTAAGACTGAAGAAGAGCTTATCAAAATGCTTAACGATGGGATTAAACAACGGGACCCAAATAAGAAAACAACGATTATTCCTTCGGAAAAAGAGGCCATAACCTATGCTGTTAAAAATGCAGTTAAAGGATCCCTAATAATTTTATGTAGTGATGTGATACCAGATGCTCTTGATTTAGTAATGAAGTTTAAAGAACAAGAAGCAAATGGCACATTAGATTTTGCTTAA